In one window of Mytilus galloprovincialis chromosome 6, xbMytGall1.hap1.1, whole genome shotgun sequence DNA:
- the LOC143080631 gene encoding uncharacterized protein LOC143080631: MTILTAGSCAFIITSTGNALPAVVGSAAGVVATGVKLWIQSQPLKVAMATAVGTGTSSGAIAGAVATKTAASAFTGALVGGLSAGSVGSAMAGGIAVASGTLSSSPLCLLTVGTNSNGNQITQDCWKQVVHETSEEPSNGIILNDLISHPNVADVTVIPCGSLPYVVIENRWNEKFEIEYVALLDSDKLSLHIQPL, encoded by the coding sequence atGACGATATTAACAGCCGGTTCGTGTGCGTTCATAATCACCTCTACTGGTAATGCTTTACCTGCAGTTGTTGGTTCCGCTGCGGGGGTTGTTGCTACAGGTGTAAAACTTTGGATTCAATCTCAACCTCTCAAGGTTGCCATGGCAACAGCTGTGGGAACCGGTACATCATCAGGAGCTATTGCTGGAGCTGTTGCTACTAAAACTGCAGCCAGTGCTTTCACAGGTGCTCTAGTAGGAGGCTTGTCTGCAGGAAGTGTTGGATCTGCAATGGCTGGAGGTATTGCTGTTGCTTCTGGGACACTTTCGTCAAGTCCTTTATGTTTGCTCACTGTCGGAACTAATTCAAATGGAAATCAGATAACACAGGACTGTTGGAAACAAGTAGTACACGAAACATCAGAGGAGCCATCTAATGGGATAATTCTGAACGATTTGATCTCTCATCCAAATGTTGCTGACGTAACAGTAATACCATGTGGTAGTCTTCCATATGTCGTCATTGAGAATAGATggaatgaaaaatttgaaatcgAATATGTTGCACTACTTGACTCTGACAAATTGTCTTTACACATTCAGCCTCTCTGA
- the LOC143080629 gene encoding uncharacterized protein LOC143080629 encodes MVIATTACAAAIISGGAAVPFIGSIAASGGTLGGAAGMGAGTASAVAGAVGAAASGGAIAGATATGTAAGAGIGAAVGGTAAAGVGGSSAGAALFAAGTGGIGLLVVGTSTTQDDEHITYDCWKPVVHDVSEELSNGMYLKDLLSHENIQKVTMVTDCSTSLPNIVIENIWKEEFQIEYMMLNTTEEIVCHAKQL; translated from the exons ATGGTCATTGCAACGACTGCTTGTGCTGCTGCAATTATATCAGGAGGTGCAGCTGTGCCTTTTATTGGTTCAATTGCTGCATCTGGTGGCACTTTGGGCGGTGCTGCTGGAATGGGTGCTGGGACTGCCTCCGCTGTTGCAGGTGCAGTTGGAGCAGCAGCTTCTGGTGGAGCGATTGCAGGAGCAACAGCAACAGGAACAGCAGCTGGGGCCGGAATTGGCGCTGCTGTTGGAGGGACTGCCGCAGCAGGAGTTGGAGGAAGTTCTGCTGGCG CTGCCCTGTTTGCAGCTGGAACTGGAGGAATTGGATTATTGGTTGTAGGAACGAGTACGACACAAGATGATGAACATATAACATACGATTGCTGGAAACCAGTAGTACATGACGTATCCGAGGAACTATCCAATGGGATGTATCTCAAGGACCTTCTAAGTCATGAAAACATACAAAAAGTAACAATGGTCACAGACTGTTCTACAAGTTTACCGAACATTGTGATTGAAAATATATGGAAAGAAGAATTCCAGATTGAGTACATGATGTTAAACACCACCGAGGAGATAGTGTGCCATGcaaaacaattgtaa